In the genome of Epinephelus fuscoguttatus linkage group LG4, E.fuscoguttatus.final_Chr_v1, the window TTTCACAGAGCTAAGTATCCTCTTTTGTCCAGCTGAAACTACAATAAACTAGCCTTCAGTTGTCTAAATAAGTACACATAATGTTACACATTTGCATTGTGAATTAGCTGTGCTCtgccagctaacattagcatacaACAAAGGCTAACATAACAATCTCAGTCTTAGTAAGAGACAAACCGTGTTAGGTGATTACCTGTCTTCTGGAATGTAATTGCCGTCCATACAAATCTTGTCGAGCAGCAATGACGTGGCACCCTAACCACCTCAAGCCGTGGAAAAGCAAATTGGTTCTCAGCTGGTTAGCAAGTTGAACCAACTGAGAACCAGCACTGGAAAtgctttggtggaaaaggggtaagTGGCGCCAAAGAAAATATTCATGACTGTACATGCGTGCAGAGATAAACCCAATAGCGACAGCTCTTAAAGGGCTACGCCTATATGAAATAGAACTAATGATTTCCTTCTTGTGTAAATTGAAAAGGAATGGCATTAGTTATATTAGGGTATacatcatttatttaaatagcttaattttatatttaatatttataagtAATGGGTATCAGTACTGAAAGTATGGGGTTACACACAATATACATACAGAACATGCTGATTATTGTCTCATTTTTCTATGGCGCTTTAACATTTTAGTCGTAAACGTCCAATCATTAATACACAGTAATTATTTTGGAAAAGTCTTCAGATAAAGtgggtggctcttaaaagagccgttGGGTTGGTGTAGGAAGCAGAAGGACGATTTACTTGGAGCTGGTGTACTTGGTGACGGCCTTGGTGCCCTCAGACACGGCATGCTTGGCCAGCTCACCGGGCAGCAGCAGGCGGACGGCGGTCTGGATCTCCCTGGAAGTGATGGTGGAGCGCTTGTTGTAATGAGCCAGACGGGAGGCCTCACCGGCGATGCGCTCAAAGATGTCGCTCACAAACGAGTTCATGATGCCCATAGCCTTGGACGAGATGCCGGTGTCGGGGTGGACCTGCTTCAGCACCTTGTACACGTAGATGGCATAGCTCTCCCTCCTggtccttctcttcttcttgcCGCTCTTGCTGACGCTCTTAGACACGGCTTTCTTTGAGCCCTTCTTGGGCGCTTTCACGGTGGTTTCAGGCATGATGACGACAGTAAGTTTCTTCCAAAACGAATGGAGTTTACTGTTGCAGAACGGTAAATTTGTATCCCCCTGATGCAAATAATACTGTGCTGTCGCTCACACAGGATTGGTCAGTTTCCGAAGCTGAGGAACAATACAGCGGGTGGGTGAGGGGAGAAAGACGAAAAAAAAATcgtgttatttaaaaagttaaaagaaataGTCGGTGTCGggtgaaaatataaaattatttaGCTAtttcaataataatgatatataCCCTGATATAGGCtaaataatataattaatgCCACTCCTTTTCAGTTTACACAAGAAGAAAATCATGAGTTAACATGTGTTCAAAAGCTTCTCTTTCTGATCTGTAGAGGATTTTGAATCTTCACATCATCCACCTAAGCTGTTTGGACTCTAAAACAAAAACTAGAATAAACATATCTTCTCACATTTGATAGCTTGAATATGTTACAGTAGTGACTGATTATTCTGATCATTTAGTAATGGAAGCCTCTGtcctgtgtgcctgtgtgggggtaatgattaaaaaaacagaggaaacttaatgttaaatatctaaataatgtttaggcacaaaagccactGGGTACACCGAGGTTCAGGTCAGCCTAGCCCGAGGTTTGGTGGTGGGAAACGCTGTGATGTGTCAGTAAAACAACTACAACTGCTGCCACAAACACTGGTGAACATGTCACTACGTGTCTTCAAAAAGACAACTAGTGTTGGTTTTTAGTTTGTTGGTGGTGGTCCGTAGCTTGATGGGCGTCTTGCTGaagtgtcatgccatccaccatcctctacACCTCCAGATAACAACGTCCGCCTCCATATATTATGTAACTTTAGAAACCTTGATAT includes:
- the LOC125886811 gene encoding histone H2B 1/2-like, whose protein sequence is MPETTVKAPKKGSKKAVSKSVSKSGKKKRRTRRESYAIYVYKVLKQVHPDTGISSKAMGIMNSFVSDIFERIAGEASRLAHYNKRSTITSREIQTAVRLLLPGELAKHAVSEGTKAVTKYTSSK